Proteins encoded by one window of Ictidomys tridecemlineatus isolate mIctTri1 chromosome 7, mIctTri1.hap1, whole genome shotgun sequence:
- the Tmem185b gene encoding transmembrane protein 185B — MNPRGLFQDFNPSKFLIYACLLLFSVLLPLRLDGIIQWSYWAVFAPIWLWKLLVIAGASVGAGVWARNPRYRTEGEACVEFKAMLIAVGIHLLLLMFEVLVCDRVERGTHFWLLVFMPLFFVSPVSVAACVWGFRHDRSLELEILCSVNILQFIFIALRLDRIIHWPWLVVFVPLWILMSFLCLVVLYYIVWSLLFLRSLDVVAEQRRTHVTMAISWITIVVPLLTFEVLLVHRLDGHNTFSYISIFIPLWLSLITLMATTFRRKGGNHWWFGIRRDFCQFLLEIFPFLREYGNISYDLHHEDSEDAEETSGPEAPKIAPMFGKKARVVITQSPGKYVPPPPKLNIDMPD; from the coding sequence ATGAACCCCAGGGGCCTGTTCCAGGACTTCAACCCGAGTAAGTTCCTAATCTACGCCTGCCTGCTGCTCTTCTCCGTGCTGCTGCCCCTCCGTCTGGACGGCATCATCCAGTGGAGCTACTGGGCCGTCTTCGCCCCCATATGGCTGTGGAAGCTCCTGGTCATCGCGGGCGCCTCGGTGGGCGCTGGCGTTTGGGCCCGCAACCCTCGCTACCGCACCGAGGGGGAGGCCTGCGTAGAGTTCAAAGCCATGCTGATCGCCGTAGGCATCCACCTGCTGCTGCTCATGTTCGAAGTCCTAGTCTGTGACCGTGTGGAGAGAGGGACTCACTTCTGGCTGCTGGTCTTCATGCCACTCTTCTTCGTCTCCCCGGTGTCTGTGGCCGCCTGCGTCTGGGGCTTCCGACACGATAGGTCGCTGGAGCTGGAGATCTTGTGCTCAGTCAACATCCTGCAGTTCATCTTTATTGCCTTGAGGCTGGACAGGATTATCCACTGGCCGTGGCTGGTGGTGTTCGTCCCCCTGTGGATCCTCATGTCATTTCTTTGCCTGGTCGTCCTGTATTACATCGTCTGGTCCCTTCTGTTCCTGCGATCCCTGGATGTGGTAGCTGAACAGCGAAGAACTCATGTCACCATGGCCATCAGCTGGATAACAATTGTGGTGCCTCTGCTCACTTTTGAGGTCCTACTGGTTCACAGATTGGATGGGCACAACACATTCTCTTACATCTCCATCTTTATCCCCCTTTGGCTCTCATTAATAACTTTGATGGCTACAACGTTTAGGCGAAAAGGAGGCAATCATTGGTGGTTTGGTATTCGCAGAGATTTCTGTCAGTTTCTGCTtgaaattttcccatttttaagagAATATGGGAACATTTCATATGATCTCCATCATGAAGATAGCGAAGATGCTGAGGAAACATCCGGTCCAGAAGCTCCAAAAATTGCTCCAATGTTTGGAAAGAAGGCCAGGGTGGTTATAACACAGAGCCCTGGAAAATATGTTCCTCCACCCCCCAAGTTAAATATTGATATGCCAGACTAA